From the Candidatus Hydrogenedens sp. genome, the window GAAATATTATGAAGAAGGATATATACTAAAAATATATATGGAAAATATTATTCAGGAATTTCCCATATATGAAATTTTTAGACTCAAAAATAATGAACAAAATTTGAAGAGGAGGACAAAACTATGAGCACACAAAACACCATCAAAATAAGTGTATGTTGTTTAGTGCCTCTTGTAATTACTTTGCCGTTTATGGGATTTTCGGATGGTGTGTTATTTAAAACTACAAAAGATAGTCCTTACCTGTCATTGGTGCGAGAGAACAAGCAGGTAGCGTATATAAACTATGAGGAGGGTATTCAGCACATGATTATCAGTGTAGTTGCAGGTTTTGAATCTGGTAAGGAGGAGGATATTAAGGATATGGTCTGGATATTTCCTTTACCAGCAAAACCGGAAGATGTTAGTATAGATATTGTTAAAGATTTTAAGATGTTTCACGAGGGGATAAATATTGGAAACAAGGTGATGGAGAATATGCGTTGGTGGGCAGGCTTAACATTTACCTCACAGGTATTTCCAACCCCGTTATTACTCTTGTTTCCATTACTGAGGCCCCGGAGTATGGAATTAAAGGGTTCAGGAATATCCTTAGATGTCAGTAGTAGTATTACGGAGTATATGAGTGTTCAAAAAATGGGTCTGACTACTAAAGTAATTACGGCTACAGATGGGAATGCCCTTTACGATTACATAAAAGAAAGAGGTGCGGATATTCCTGAAGAAGCGAAGGAGACCTTTCAAGCATACATTGGTAAGCATTATTCATTTGTTGTAACCTGGATAGAGAATCTGGACGAATATTTGAAAAATATTGGGAGTATCAATAAAAAAATAGGCTATTCCAACCATACACTTCAGGTATATGTGAAGTTTAAGACGGATGAGATTTACTATCCGATGTTGCTTACAAGTTTGTATGGACAGGAGATAATTGAGATTTCATTATATTTCACAAAGCCTGTTGTGTTTTCCTCAGGTGGAGAAAAGAATCTTTCCTATTTCTATCTTAAAAATAAACATAAGGTTTCTCCTGAATATGCAAGTTTCTATGGTGGTAAAGAATATTATGGCAATTGTGTATATACCTTATATACACAGGTTAATTATGCAAGTGATATGAAAAATGACCTATGGTTTAAGATAGGTAAACCGAATAATCTTGATAGAAATATTTCGTTTATCCGCTATTTCTGGATTTTGTTTATTTTGTGTTATGTCTTGTTCTCCGTTATTTCAAGTTTTTTGGCAGGGCATATAGTATTTGTTAAAGAAATAAGACCATCCCATAAAAGATTGCTGATGTTAGGGCTTTTCAACTGTTTAACTTTGATTGGACTGGTGTTTGCAGGGAATAGAATATTTAGGAAGGACATACCAGTTGAACTTACTGAATTGGAGTCCGAATTAAAAAAACAAGGATTTACGATATCTATTAATTCTGGGAGAAAATTTTATATCTGGTTTTCTTTTATCTTTATGTTTTTTATGCTTGGTTCTGCATTCATTCTTAGAAAATTCTTATTTTAGTAGGGTAAATTAACAACCTATACAATATAGGTAATAGATTTTTATACAGCGATTTTTTTTACCTACTGACTGTCTATGTTTTAAGTATATACTTATATCATAATAAATAGCATTAAACCCAGTAGATTATCGATGTCTAATAATTTTTGTTAATACATACATCTTACAGTCCATTCTTCTTCAATCTTGCCGATGGTAGGAAATAGATAGATAGCATTTAACTGGCTATCCCATTTTTTATATTCAGTGTCGTTTACCAAGACCTTTTTAATGGGTTTGTTAGAGGGGTGTCTTATCCTGAATATAATTTTATTGAAATCTATATCTTTTTTGATATGCACATTTCCATCTATTTCATTTTTATCTAACTTTGAGTGCAAATCATAACTTACCCTTCCGAAGTAGGTATCGGCATTTTTAACAGTAACCTGTTTTCCTGCTTCAAGCCAGTAGGATGGAACAAATGGTGCTAACCAGAGGGAGTCTTTATCCTCACGAATGAACATTTTTCTTGTCTGAACCAGAAACCAACCTGTTTCATGTGTTTTATTCCACGCTCCGATATTATGGAAATGTTCCCAGAACGATAGGTTTTCGGTATTCAGTAAGGAAGGAATAGCATTGAAATAAGAACGGATAAAAGGCTTTACTTCATCTCGCATAGCATAAGTTTCTGCCATCCGCGTGTAATAAGGTTGAATTTTTGAAAAACCACCTAAATTAAAGGGGTCCCTCTTGTTTTCTTCTTCCGGATAATCGCCTTCACCGCTAAAAGCAAACCAGTAATCGGAATGAAGAAACCAATAATCTTCCATGTGCTGGATAATATTTTCTGCATCTTGGCTATAGGGGTCGAGTATACCAAGCGGGATTAAATGGTGCGGTCCTAACTCGACATCGTATGCCCAACTTCTGCCTGCATCTTCTCCTGGGAACATTTCACCGGAGGTACCAAAAGTATATAAGTTAGGTGGATAAGGTAATATCCATTGCCCATTCGAAAGTGGTAAAACAGGTGTTCTTTCTTTATTCCAATCAAATGCCCTTAAAATAGATTTGTTTAATTCTCTGGCACCTTCTATATATTTATCTGCCCATGGGTAATTTATATCTTTTAATATAGAACCTATCCCATTAAGACCTGCACAGAAATGCCCTTGTATAGCAAACCGATATGCGAAGCGGTTCCAATCGGCACCAACACCGGGTGGCATAAGCCCATATTCTGGTACTTTTTCCCTATTTATTTCCACCTTTTTTGTCTTCTCACACTGTGCCATTATCCAATCACAAACTCGGGATAGTTCCTTTGCGTATTTCGTTAACCATTCTTTATCCCGCGTAAGTCTGTAATGCTCGGCTAATGTCCACAAATGCCAGCCCGTTCCCATCAGTGTATAGCCTGTGGTCAGATAGCCTGCCTCGTTATACTTGCTGATGAAATATTCCAGTGATTTTCTTGAAAATTCATGCCAACCCATCAGGTCCATTCCATATACAATGGAGTGGGCTTCACTTTCTAAGGGACCATAAGACATAGAGGCTATCCATGGAGCAATCCAATCTCCTTCGGAACGAGCCGCAATTAAACAATGCACCTGTGATGCTTTGATAACATTGTTCAGTAAGGGCTCTGGAATATCTATCTTCGTAGAGTTTGCAAATAAGTTTTCCCAGTATCCTACTGTTTTATCTAAAAGTTCCTTTTCTTTTATTTGCTCTACTTCTTCTACCTTGATATTTATATCTGATGGAATAATAACAACTAATTTAAGGGAAGAACCCGAAGGTATAGGACGCTTTATAACAATATTTTCTCCATTTACCTCGCTAATTTCATTCTCCGTTTTGCAAATACCTAATATCTTCCCATCCTTCTTTACAAATATGCTCTGATTTTTATTTTCTAATTCCGCTTTTTCCCACTCTTTTTTATTAGAATAAAAAGAAAGGGAGAAGTCGGAAAACATTTCTTTTACATCATTATTTTTTATTTCAAATTCTGAGACACACAATGATTTTTTCTCGTTATAGGGAGCAACAAATGTTTTCGAAAAATATATAACGCCATTATCGTCCTTTTCTATAACAGGAATAGGTAACCAATCTTTATAAAGAGTGCGTTTTAGTTTGTCCGTGTTTCCCAT encodes:
- a CDS encoding NPCBM/NEW2 domain-containing protein produces the protein MNSLSKVIYYRKQMVISFSIVFIFIPYLAYTENAVYLSDILEHITYISQGWGETGWDVSAHASGQTPMELQIGEKIYQKGIGHHAPGEIVVDLDKRYKYFECEVGVQKQNGSNTGSVVFQIMVDGEKRWDSGIRRELDPPLPVKIDLNNARELRLIVNNANDGITCDCANWADAKLYLVDDREKKDLTDNLDIALFADIVTCDPRRYDGARCSRVEEFPPEDVFLEKKVYPQDDGAYEVPNYEGLKCMGLRWYERRKLTDLAIEFADDNIPSQVKVEVWTGESPWQGKWQNVNGKFEVNGKQGFIHIPWRDNLFIWKGTEKVRWIFESDKPLYIKQLNAYSNSSWDRTFIRLESEKGDVNTQATLQIYNGKFLESSNPFSQTWKISEPLALHLLYSVPRSDKGDRTLLWISLPDIKFCIAIEDVLKHPCVYVPSAGIFAVLQSSPLTVSEYKKMKENEKSVLDNVRSLPEQTFSNAMEKVHQPIQDNGPTMLSLACDNNKFIVEREGSIQFNDFFMKVRMGNTDKLKRTLYKDWLPIPVIEKDDNGVIYFSKTFVAPYNEKKSLCVSEFEIKNNDVKEMFSDFSLSFYSNKKEWEKAELENKNQSIFVKKDGKILGICKTENEISEVNGENIVIKRPIPSGSSLKLVVIIPSDINIKVEEVEQIKEKELLDKTVGYWENLFANSTKIDIPEPLLNNVIKASQVHCLIAARSEGDWIAPWIASMSYGPLESEAHSIVYGMDLMGWHEFSRKSLEYFISKYNEAGYLTTGYTLMGTGWHLWTLAEHYRLTRDKEWLTKYAKELSRVCDWIMAQCEKTKKVEINREKVPEYGLMPPGVGADWNRFAYRFAIQGHFCAGLNGIGSILKDINYPWADKYIEGARELNKSILRAFDWNKERTPVLPLSNGQWILPYPPNLYTFGTSGEMFPGEDAGRSWAYDVELGPHHLIPLGILDPYSQDAENIIQHMEDYWFLHSDYWFAFSGEGDYPEEENKRDPFNLGGFSKIQPYYTRMAETYAMRDEVKPFIRSYFNAIPSLLNTENLSFWEHFHNIGAWNKTHETGWFLVQTRKMFIREDKDSLWLAPFVPSYWLEAGKQVTVKNADTYFGRVSYDLHSKLDKNEIDGNVHIKKDIDFNKIIFRIRHPSNKPIKKVLVNDTEYKKWDSQLNAIYLFPTIGKIEEEWTVRCMY